A single region of the Agromyces sp. Leaf222 genome encodes:
- a CDS encoding DUF5937 family protein has protein sequence MDRNFVDFRLAPGDVSAIRFGVSPGHELCNAVRVLQRPEEHPLQWGWLRNVRGRMPRQPFELLTTVIGPEGYFPDFFTTTPTWDMQPADEFARLREVPPELMRVDLAKVVIRSTGARRRAVQHLLDDPLRARALLADAFEAMWEAVLSPVWVQLERILRADIAVRARRITTDGLGGMVGSLHRTVEWGDDAVRVELRLHREALDCRGSGLVLVPSVMTSHGCSVLTEPPAQPTIFYPAQGVTETWARDPGSAAAALGALLGPARAGILLAAHAERTTSQVASDAGLAISTASHHLGVLRESGLVASRRDGARVLHLRTPLGEAVIGAAL, from the coding sequence CTTCGTCGACTTCCGACTCGCGCCGGGCGACGTGTCGGCGATCAGGTTCGGCGTGTCGCCCGGGCACGAACTCTGCAACGCCGTGCGCGTGCTGCAACGGCCCGAGGAGCATCCGCTCCAGTGGGGGTGGCTTCGCAACGTGAGGGGCCGGATGCCGCGGCAGCCGTTCGAGCTGCTCACGACCGTCATCGGCCCGGAGGGGTACTTCCCCGACTTCTTCACCACGACGCCCACCTGGGACATGCAGCCGGCCGACGAGTTCGCCCGCCTGCGGGAGGTGCCGCCGGAGCTCATGCGGGTCGACCTCGCCAAGGTGGTGATCCGGTCGACGGGGGCCAGGCGCCGAGCCGTGCAGCACCTGCTCGACGATCCGCTGCGCGCCCGGGCGCTGCTCGCCGACGCCTTCGAGGCGATGTGGGAGGCCGTACTCTCGCCGGTATGGGTGCAGCTGGAGCGCATCCTCCGCGCCGACATCGCCGTGCGCGCCCGCCGCATCACGACCGATGGACTCGGCGGCATGGTCGGCTCGCTGCACCGCACCGTGGAGTGGGGCGACGACGCGGTGCGCGTCGAGCTGCGGCTGCACCGCGAGGCGCTGGACTGCCGCGGCAGCGGACTCGTGCTCGTGCCGTCGGTGATGACCTCGCACGGCTGCTCGGTGCTCACCGAACCGCCGGCGCAACCCACGATCTTCTACCCCGCGCAGGGCGTGACCGAGACCTGGGCGCGCGATCCCGGCTCCGCCGCCGCGGCGCTCGGCGCGCTGCTCGGACCGGCTCGCGCGGGCATCCTGCTGGCCGCGCACGCGGAGCGCACGACGTCGCAGGTGGCGTCGGACGCGGGCCTCGCGATCTCGACGGCGTCGCACCACCTCGGCGTGCTTCGCGAGAGCGGCCTCGTCGCCAGCCGGCGCGACGGCGCGCGGGTGCTGCACCTGCGCACGCCCCTGGGTGAGGCGGTGATCGGGGCGGCGCTGTAG